A single region of the Cricetulus griseus strain 17A/GY unplaced genomic scaffold, alternate assembly CriGri-PICRH-1.0 unplaced_scaffold_1, whole genome shotgun sequence genome encodes:
- the LOC113838864 gene encoding zinc finger protein 431-like isoform X1, translated as MLETYKNLNDIGYIWEDHTIEEHGASSKRHERHETNQIGEKSSVYTEYVKSFAYNSNLQRHKQICTGEKPYECIHCCKVLATHSNFQKHKRTHTGEKNYESIQCGKVFTKHIQIEGRKRTHTGEKPHECMQCDKGFADPSSLHVHKGTHTGEKPYECNQCGKAFTYHSCLLRHKITHTGEKPYECNHCGKGFADPSTLRVHKRTHTGEKPYECNQCGKAFAQHIHLQRHKITHTGEKPYECSQCGKTFTQHSHLQRHKITHTGEKPYGCNQCDKAFMFHNHLQRHKRTHTGEKPYECNQCGKAFAQHSHLQRHKRIHTGEKPYECTQCGKAFMSHSHLQSHKRTHTGEKPYECNQCGKGFADLSSLRVHKRTHSGEKPYECNQCGKAFVQHSHLQRHKRRHTGEKPYECNYCGKGFADSGALHVHKRTHTGEKPYECTQCGKAFMCHSHLKCHKRTHSGEKPYECNWCGKAFAQPSHLQRHKIIHTGEKPYEYNQCGKAFAQQSSSNA; from the exons atgctggagacctacaaGAACCTCAATGATATAG GTTACATTTGGGAAGACCATACTATTGAAGAACATGGTGCAAGTTCTAAAAGAcatgaaag GCATGAAACCAACCAAATTGGAGAGAAGTCTTCTGTATATACAGAATATGTTAAATCCTTTGCATATAATAGTAATCTTCAAAGGCATAAACAAATAtgcactggagagaaaccctatgaatgtattCACTGTTGTAAAGTCTTAGCTACACACAgtaattttcaaaaacataaaagaacacatactggggagaaaAACTATGAAAGTATTCAATGTGGTAAAGTCTTTACTAAGCACATTCAAATTGAAGGCcgtaaaagaacacatactggagagaaaccccaTGAATGTATGCAGTGTGATAAAGGCTTTGCTGATCCTAGTTCTCTTCATGTGCATAAaggaacacatactggagagaaaccctatgaatgtaatcagtgtggtaaagcctttacaTATCACAGCTGTCTTCTAAGGCACAAAATaacacatactggggagaaaccatATGAATGCAATCACTGTGGTAAAGGCTTTGCTGATCCAAGCACCCTTCGtgtacataaaagaacacatactggagagaaaccctatgaatgtaatcagtgtggtaaagcctttgctcagcacattcatcttcaaagacataaaataacacatactggagagaaaccctatgaatgtagcCAATGTGGGAAAACCTTTACtcagcacagtcatcttcaaagacataaaataacacatactggagagaaaccctatggatGTAATCAGTGTGATAAAGCCTTCATGTTTCACAAtcatcttcaaagacataaaagaacacatactggagagaaaccctatgaatgtaatcagtgtggtaaagcttttgcacagcacagtcatcttcaaagacataaaagaatacatactggagagaaaccctatgaatgtactcagtgtggtaaagctttcATGagtcacagtcatcttcaaagccataaaagaacacatacaggagagaaaccttatgaatgtaatcagtgtggtaaaggcTTTGCTGATCTCAGTTCCCTTCGtgtgcataaaagaacacatagtggagagaaaccctatgaatgtaatcagtgtggtaaagcttttgtacagcacagtcatcttcaaagacacaaaagaagacatactggggagaaaccatATGAATGCAATTACTGTGGTAAAGGCTTTGCTGATTCCGGTGCCCTTCatgtgcataaaagaacacatactggagagaaaccctatgaatgtactcagtgtggtaaagccttcaTGTGTCACAGTCATCTTAAAtgccataaaagaacacatagtggagagaaaccttatgaatgtaattggtgtggtaaagcatttgcacAGCCTAGtcatcttcaaagacataaaataattcatactggagagaaaccctatgaatataatcagtgtggtaaagcatttgctcagcagtcatcttcaaatgcatGA
- the LOC113838864 gene encoding zinc finger protein 431-like isoform X2, with translation MLETYKNLNDIGYIWEDHTIEEHGASSKRHERHETNQIGEKSSVYTEYVKSFAYNSNLQRHKQIHTGEKPYECNQCGKAFTYHSCLLRHKITHTGEKPYECNHCGKGFADPSTLRVHKRTHTGEKPYECNQCGKAFAQHIHLQRHKITHTGEKPYECSQCGKTFTQHSHLQRHKITHTGEKPYGCNQCDKAFMFHNHLQRHKRTHTGEKPYECNQCGKAFAQHSHLQRHKRIHTGEKPYECTQCGKAFMSHSHLQSHKRTHTGEKPYECNQCGKGFADLSSLRVHKRTHSGEKPYECNQCGKAFVQHSHLQRHKRRHTGEKPYECNYCGKGFADSGALHVHKRTHTGEKPYECTQCGKAFMCHSHLKCHKRTHSGEKPYECNWCGKAFAQPSHLQRHKIIHTGEKPYEYNQCGKAFAQQSSSNA, from the exons atgctggagacctacaaGAACCTCAATGATATAG GTTACATTTGGGAAGACCATACTATTGAAGAACATGGTGCAAGTTCTAAAAGAcatgaaag GCATGAAACCAACCAAATTGGAGAGAAGTCTTCTGTATATACAGAATATGTTAAATCCTTTGCATATAATAGTAATCTTCAAAGGCATAAACAAAT acatactggagagaaaccctatgaatgtaatcagtgtggtaaagcctttacaTATCACAGCTGTCTTCTAAGGCACAAAATaacacatactggggagaaaccatATGAATGCAATCACTGTGGTAAAGGCTTTGCTGATCCAAGCACCCTTCGtgtacataaaagaacacatactggagagaaaccctatgaatgtaatcagtgtggtaaagcctttgctcagcacattcatcttcaaagacataaaataacacatactggagagaaaccctatgaatgtagcCAATGTGGGAAAACCTTTACtcagcacagtcatcttcaaagacataaaataacacatactggagagaaaccctatggatGTAATCAGTGTGATAAAGCCTTCATGTTTCACAAtcatcttcaaagacataaaagaacacatactggagagaaaccctatgaatgtaatcagtgtggtaaagcttttgcacagcacagtcatcttcaaagacataaaagaatacatactggagagaaaccctatgaatgtactcagtgtggtaaagctttcATGagtcacagtcatcttcaaagccataaaagaacacatacaggagagaaaccttatgaatgtaatcagtgtggtaaaggcTTTGCTGATCTCAGTTCCCTTCGtgtgcataaaagaacacatagtggagagaaaccctatgaatgtaatcagtgtggtaaagcttttgtacagcacagtcatcttcaaagacacaaaagaagacatactggggagaaaccatATGAATGCAATTACTGTGGTAAAGGCTTTGCTGATTCCGGTGCCCTTCatgtgcataaaagaacacatactggagagaaaccctatgaatgtactcagtgtggtaaagccttcaTGTGTCACAGTCATCTTAAAtgccataaaagaacacatagtggagagaaaccttatgaatgtaattggtgtggtaaagcatttgcacAGCCTAGtcatcttcaaagacataaaataattcatactggagagaaaccctatgaatataatcagtgtggtaaagcatttgctcagcagtcatcttcaaatgcatGA